Proteins encoded within one genomic window of Bombina bombina isolate aBomBom1 chromosome 1, aBomBom1.pri, whole genome shotgun sequence:
- the LOC128650529 gene encoding leucine-rich repeat and immunoglobulin-like domain containing-NOGO receptor-interacting protein 4, translating into MTVMQHAFQMFAPILVVITGVLCRSLCFCCPLPCECPPLDNATLCRHRLLSLVPLGIPPSSYLLDLSYNNIQLVLPDSFLHLHNLKQLDLSHNQLSRLEPGVFAGLPSLRILLLHHNQIKLLSPGVFLGMPDLSWLDVRANELVILLDQTFQGLQELKHLEAGENPLLFVSHKSFNGMRNLQRLGMEETKLSNVPSRALSALTKLSDLRLGGVSSFILRDLAFPGLKWLRVLDIDHWPSLRYLEPLSLSGLNLTSLSLTRCNFSSVPEEALRYQFNLRRLDLSHNPITAVMPKGLSTLQSLEELRLSGGKIHMIPSAAFHGLDHLRMVDLSNNPIIWLAEDVLPPALSAMEIIFLSGTALSCDCRLCWLLHRKVRFGGRPPICAAPDPLKGMVIPDNSDLLCPELFMCQPPKIVESGPRDLRVQEGEGLTISCHSQGVPEPSIHWVLPQNPWPGGTGKDEPVTTVRSIASTEFTHFVSSFTGEIKQHMESATYTPKWISRPSLVTAETATVLERVTILPEGSLQFRQVQAQDTGAYLCLVSNVAGNDSVWVHLEVTPFNGSMATTELPILHAHILAVITAGGILPFISSVTLCFIFIFLWSRGRGNIKHTVTIDYIPRATQGATETDDNKFTMKLL; encoded by the coding sequence ATGACAGTGATGCAGCATGCATTCCAAATGTTCGCTCCTATCCTTGTTGTAATTACTGGAGTATTGTGTAGATCTCTATGCTTCTGCTGCCCACTTCCATGTGAATGTCCTCCTCTTGACAATGCTACACTGTGCCGACATCGCCTTCTCAGCTTGGTTCCCTTGGGGATCCCACCTTCATCTTACTTACTGGATCTTAGTTATAATAATATCCAATTAGTGCTGCCAGATTCTTTTTTGCATCTGCACAATTTAAAACAGTTGGATCTAAGTCACAATCAGTTGTCCCGGTTAGAACCAGGAGTCTTTGCTGGCTTGCCAAGCTTACGCATTCTTCTGCTACACCATAACCAAATCAAATTGCTGTCTCCAGGGGTCTTCTTGGGAATGCCTGATCTCTCTTGGCTTGATGTCCGAGCAAACGAACTGGTGATATTGCTGGACCAGACCTTCCAGGGCTTGCAGGAGTTAAAGCATTTGGAAGCTGGGGAAAACCCCCTGCTGTTTGTATCGCATAAGTCTTTCAATGGGATGCGCAACTTGCAAAGGTTGGGGATGGAAGAGACAAAGTTAAGTAATGTCCCCTCAAGAGCTCTGTCTGCTCTCACAAAACTTTCTGACCTGCGTCTGGGAGGTGTAAGCAGCTTCATCTTGCGTGATTTAGCTTTCCCTGGTCTGAAATGGTTGCGAGTGTTGGACATTGACCACTGGCCTTCACTAAGATACCTTGAGCCACTTAGCTTATCTGGATTAAACTTAACTTCACTATCCCTCACTAGATGTAACTTCAGCTCAGTCCCAGAAGAAGCATTGAGATACCAATTTAATCTTCGGAGGCTGGATCTCTCCCACAATCCTATCACTGCAGTGATGCCAAAAGGTCTGAGCACCCTGCAAAGCCTAGAAGAGCTACGGCTGTCTGGAGGAAAGATTCATATGATTCCCTCTGCAGCTTTTCATGGCCTGGACCACCTGCGAATGGTAGATCTCTCAAATAACCCAATCATCTGGTTGGCAGAGGATGTTCTACCCCCTGCTCTCAGTGCAATGGAGATTATTTTTCTTTCTGGAACAGCACTGTCCTGTGACTGTCGCCTCTGCTGGCTACTGCACCGTAAGGTCCGCTTTGGAGGAAGACCCCCAATCTGTGCTGCTCCTGACCCACTAAAGGGAATGGTGATCCCAGACAACTCAGATTTGCTTTGCCCTGAACTTTTCATGTGTCAGCCCCCCAAGATAGTGGAGTCTGGACCACGAGATCTGAGAGTACAGGAAGGTGAGGGACTAACCATCAGCTGTCATAGTCAGGGGGTACCTGAACCTTCAATTCATTGGGTACTTCCACAGAATCCTTGGCCAGGGGGCACGGGAAAAGATGAACCCGTAACAACAGTAAGATCAATTGCAAGCACTGAATTTACACATTTTGTTTCAAGTTTTACAGGAGAAATAAAACAACATATGGAGTCTGCTACATACACACCCAAATGGATATCAAGGCCCAGCTTGGTGACAGCAGAAACAGCAACTGTTTTGGAAAGGGTCACTATTCTCCCTGAGGGCTCTCTCCAATTCCGCCAAGTGCAAGCACAGGACACTGGTGCTTACCTTTGCTTGGTGAGTAATGTTGCTGGAAATGACTCTGTTTGGGTTCATCTGGAGGTCACTCCCTTCAATGGTAGTATGGCAACCACTGAACTCCCTATTCTACATGCACATATACTGGCAGTCATTACTGCTGGTGGTATTCTACCTTTCATTAGCTCAGTGACCTTATGTTTCATATTTATCTTCCTCTGGAGCCGTGGACGTGGCAACATTAAACATACAGTAACTATAGACTATATTCCCCGGGCAACTCAGGGAGCCACAGAGACAGATGACAACAAATTTACAATGAAGCTCCTTTAG